The following are encoded together in the bacterium genome:
- the ftsY gene encoding signal recognition particle-docking protein FtsY: MRLFKGIFGKVDQLLTGRRPIDDELFDELEELLIQADLSIHTTTKLVDSLRDITRKERLRESDEIRDHLKSLLVAILAEGDGQGISVPEHVPAVYMFVGVNGVGKTTTIAKLANRFKNHGKRVILSAADTFRAAAIDQLEIWANRIGVEIIKHQPGADPGAVVFDSLQAAIARRADVVIIDTAGRLHTKTNLMEELKKVGRIVNKTLGRDADETLLVLDATTGQNAVTQAREFMNIVPLTGIALAKIDGTAKGGIVVTIKDELGLPIKLAGSGEGLDDLEDFDPRGFVEALFE, translated from the coding sequence ATGCGTCTGTTCAAAGGTATATTCGGCAAAGTCGATCAACTGCTCACCGGGCGGCGTCCGATCGACGATGAACTCTTCGACGAGCTTGAGGAACTGCTGATCCAGGCGGACTTGAGCATACACACCACCACAAAACTCGTAGATTCTCTCAGGGACATCACCAGAAAAGAGAGGCTCCGCGAGTCCGATGAGATCAGGGATCACCTCAAGTCACTGCTTGTGGCAATTTTAGCCGAAGGTGACGGGCAGGGGATAAGTGTTCCCGAGCACGTTCCGGCTGTGTATATGTTCGTCGGGGTCAACGGCGTCGGCAAGACCACTACCATTGCAAAACTCGCCAACAGGTTCAAGAACCATGGCAAGCGGGTAATACTCTCGGCGGCAGACACTTTCCGAGCCGCAGCTATAGACCAGCTCGAGATATGGGCGAACAGGATAGGCGTCGAGATCATCAAACATCAGCCCGGTGCTGACCCCGGAGCGGTCGTTTTCGATTCTCTGCAGGCTGCGATTGCCCGCAGGGCAGATGTGGTAATAATCGATACTGCAGGCAGGCTTCACACAAAGACGAATCTGATGGAGGAGCTTAAGAAAGTCGGACGGATCGTGAACAAGACACTTGGACGCGATGCAGACGAAACACTGCTTGTTCTGGACGCCACGACCGGCCAGAATGCAGTCACTCAGGCGAGGGAGTTTATGAATATAGTCCCGCTTACGGGCATCGCGCTTGCCAAGATTGACGGCACTGCCAAGGGCGGCATTGTGGTGACGATCAAGGATGAACTGGGTCTGCCGATCAAACTGGCAGGCTCCGGCGAGGGTCTCGATGACCTGGAGGACTTCGATCCGCGAGGGTTTGTGGAGGCATTGTTTGAATAG
- a CDS encoding formylglycine-generating enzyme family protein — MKKLFAVTAALALLGLGVGAQAIIIDTVTVGDAGNAADTCVMSDGTTGYGSVSYTYNIGKYEVTAGQYTAFLNAVAKTDTNTLYNTNMANTSYGSGISRSGSSGNYTYTVDAAFTNRPVNYVSFWDACRFTNWLGNGQKTGAQDATTTEDGAYTLDGYTGDDGHTIQRNAGWTWAVTSEDEWYKAAYYKGGSTDAGYWLYSTQSNTAPGSDMADPSGNNANYYNGYGSYPIDSGKYTTVVGEFQNSVSAYGTFDQGGNLWEWNDTLYDISRGQRGGSCFDGTEGGNGQTLRSTKRCFTNANYDYLEMGFRVFQAYSSVPEPSSIIVLLGGLTGLIGLRRRKA, encoded by the coding sequence ATGAAAAAGCTGTTTGCAGTGACAGCGGCGCTTGCACTGCTGGGCTTGGGTGTTGGCGCTCAGGCAATTATCATTGACACCGTTACTGTTGGCGATGCTGGTAACGCCGCTGACACTTGTGTGATGAGTGATGGGACAACTGGTTATGGTTCCGTATCCTACACCTACAATATCGGCAAGTATGAAGTCACCGCCGGGCAGTATACGGCATTTCTGAATGCTGTGGCTAAGACGGACACCAACACTTTGTATAACACGAACATGGCGAACACGAGTTACGGCAGCGGAATCAGCCGTAGCGGATCGTCGGGAAACTACACGTACACAGTGGACGCCGCGTTCACAAACCGCCCTGTGAACTATGTGAGCTTCTGGGATGCATGCCGATTCACCAACTGGCTGGGCAACGGCCAGAAGACGGGCGCACAGGATGCCACAACCACTGAAGATGGAGCATACACTCTTGACGGCTACACCGGAGATGATGGACATACTATTCAGCGCAATGCCGGTTGGACATGGGCCGTGACGAGTGAGGATGAGTGGTATAAGGCTGCTTACTACAAGGGAGGCAGCACAGACGCTGGTTATTGGTTGTATTCAACTCAGAGCAACACTGCCCCTGGCAGTGATATGGCAGACCCATCAGGCAACAATGCCAACTACTATAATGGCTACGGCTCCTATCCGATAGATTCAGGCAAGTACACCACTGTTGTTGGTGAGTTTCAGAACTCGGTAAGCGCGTATGGCACGTTCGACCAGGGCGGCAACTTGTGGGAGTGGAACGATACTTTGTATGATATTTCTCGCGGCCAGCGCGGTGGTTCGTGCTTCGATGGCACCGAAGGCGGAAACGGCCAGACGTTGCGGTCTACGAAACGCTGCTTCACCAATGCGAACTACGATTACCTTGAAATGGGGTTCCGTGTCTTCCAAGCATATTCATCTGTTCCTGAGCCCTCATCAATTATCGTCTTGCTTGGCGGTTTGACAGGACTTATCGGGTTGAGACGGCGTAAGGCATAG
- the pdxS gene encoding pyridoxal 5'-phosphate synthase lyase subunit PdxS: MSEQQKSTWRTKVGLAEMLKGGVIMDVTNAQQAKIAEDAGAVAVMALERVPADIRKEGGVARMSDPLVIQEIMEAVTIPVMAKARIGHFAEAQVLEALGVDYIDESEVLTPADESFHIDKHQFKVPFVCGCRDLGEALRRIGEGAAMIRTKGEAGSGNIVEAVRHMRTVTAHMRKIQNMREDELMAEAKNLGAPYDLVVEIHKTGKLPVPNFSAGGIATPADASLMMQLGAEAVFVGSGIFKSEDPAPRAKAIVDATTHYMDFKLIAELSKGLGKAMEGIDIRQLDEKDLLANRGW; the protein is encoded by the coding sequence ATGAGTGAACAGCAGAAATCCACATGGCGGACCAAAGTCGGCCTGGCAGAAATGCTCAAGGGTGGCGTAATAATGGACGTCACTAATGCCCAACAGGCAAAAATCGCGGAGGACGCAGGAGCAGTTGCAGTAATGGCTCTTGAGCGTGTCCCCGCCGACATACGTAAAGAAGGCGGAGTCGCCAGAATGTCCGACCCGCTCGTGATACAGGAAATCATGGAAGCAGTCACCATCCCGGTGATGGCTAAGGCTCGTATAGGCCACTTCGCTGAGGCTCAAGTGCTCGAAGCGCTGGGAGTGGACTATATCGACGAGAGCGAAGTTCTCACACCCGCCGACGAGTCTTTCCATATCGACAAGCATCAGTTCAAGGTTCCGTTCGTATGCGGATGCAGAGACCTCGGTGAAGCCCTAAGGCGCATAGGCGAAGGCGCTGCCATGATCCGAACCAAGGGTGAGGCCGGATCCGGCAATATAGTCGAAGCCGTCCGCCACATGCGCACTGTTACCGCTCATATGCGCAAGATTCAGAATATGCGCGAAGACGAGCTTATGGCCGAGGCAAAGAACCTGGGCGCGCCGTATGACCTGGTGGTAGAGATTCACAAAACAGGCAAACTCCCTGTGCCAAACTTCTCGGCAGGGGGTATCGCAACACCGGCTGATGCATCACTTATGATGCAGCTTGGAGCTGAGGCTGTGTTCGTAGGATCGGGTATATTCAAGTCAGAAGACCCCGCGCCGCGCGCAAAGGCTATCGTAGACGCAACCACACATTATATGGACTTCAAACTGATTGCCGAACTATCCAAGGGTCTGGGCAAGGCTATGGAGGGCATAGATATACGACAACTCGACGAGAAGGACCTTCTGGCAAACAGAGGTTGGTAA
- a CDS encoding iron-sulfur cluster assembly scaffold protein has translation MAYSEQVLDHFTNPRHVGLVDGASGVGLIGDPGCGDFMCISIKVEDWTIVDIGFLCKGCPAAIASGSATTEIACGMRLEKAMSLTPEDVSNYLGGLSEEKMHCSNLGIDALRYAMADHLGLLSEEK, from the coding sequence GTGGCGTATAGCGAGCAGGTCCTGGACCATTTCACAAATCCGCGTCATGTTGGCTTGGTCGATGGTGCGAGCGGTGTCGGTCTTATCGGCGACCCGGGCTGTGGCGATTTTATGTGTATCAGTATCAAAGTCGAGGATTGGACAATCGTCGACATAGGTTTTTTATGCAAGGGCTGTCCTGCAGCCATAGCCAGCGGCAGCGCCACCACTGAGATTGCATGTGGTATGCGGCTTGAAAAAGCTATGAGTCTTACTCCAGAGGACGTCTCGAACTATCTGGGTGGTCTGTCGGAGGAGAAGATGCACTGTTCAAATCTCGGCATCGATGCGCTGCGCTATGCCATGGCCGATCATCTCGGTCTTTTATCGGAGGAAAAATGA
- a CDS encoding NifB/NifX family molybdenum-iron cluster-binding protein has product MKIAISAMRPDVEANVDERFGRAHSFMIYDSDSDSWQSIENNPNLNAVQGAGIQTAQMLANSGAQVLLTGHCGPKAFRVLGAAGIKVYTGCSGSISQTLAAFQSGELKPAENADVQGHW; this is encoded by the coding sequence ATGAAAATAGCAATATCAGCGATGCGACCTGATGTCGAAGCCAATGTGGACGAACGATTTGGCCGCGCCCACAGCTTCATGATCTACGATTCGGATTCAGACTCATGGCAGTCCATCGAGAACAATCCGAACCTTAATGCAGTCCAGGGGGCAGGAATTCAGACTGCCCAGATGCTCGCGAACAGCGGCGCGCAAGTTTTGCTGACCGGTCACTGCGGTCCGAAGGCATTCAGAGTGCTTGGTGCCGCAGGTATCAAAGTCTATACAGGCTGTTCTGGCAGTATATCACAGACACTGGCCGCATTTCAGAGTGGTGAGCTCAAGCCCGCCGAGAATGCGGACGTCCAGGGACACTGGTAA
- a CDS encoding ATP-binding protein, which produces MKEIVVISGKGGTGKTSITAAFATLAKNIVVADCDVDAADLHLVLSPQIERTEDFTGGKCARIEPGLCMGCGKCESICRFEAVSLNGPANDLIAKTYLIDPTECEGCGVCAKFCPTDAIVMEDDVSGQWFVSRTHVGPMVHAKLKAGGENSGKLVTLIRNESRSIAESVGADIVLTDGPPGTGCPVIASLTGASMAVIVTEPTMSGVHDLKRVAELVEYFKIPASLIINKCDINSDKSDEIAGFAESHNIEMLGRLPYDPDVTKAQIAGMSITQYSDNNISRLIRDIWGQLEHKE; this is translated from the coding sequence ATAAAAGAAATCGTAGTAATAAGCGGCAAAGGCGGGACAGGCAAAACGAGCATCACCGCTGCATTTGCCACTCTTGCAAAAAATATAGTAGTTGCGGACTGTGATGTGGATGCCGCCGATTTGCACCTGGTGCTTTCGCCGCAAATCGAGCGCACCGAGGATTTCACAGGCGGCAAATGCGCGAGGATCGAACCAGGCCTATGTATGGGCTGCGGCAAATGTGAGTCGATCTGCAGGTTTGAAGCGGTGAGTCTCAACGGTCCGGCAAACGACCTGATTGCAAAGACTTATTTGATTGACCCAACCGAGTGCGAGGGCTGCGGAGTATGCGCAAAATTTTGCCCTACTGATGCGATTGTCATGGAAGATGATGTTTCAGGGCAGTGGTTCGTATCCAGGACGCATGTCGGTCCGATGGTGCATGCCAAGCTGAAAGCCGGAGGCGAAAACTCTGGAAAACTGGTGACCCTGATACGAAATGAGTCGAGATCGATAGCCGAGTCTGTCGGAGCGGATATAGTGCTCACCGACGGTCCTCCCGGTACAGGCTGTCCGGTAATTGCATCGCTTACGGGTGCGAGCATGGCGGTAATAGTGACCGAGCCGACCATGTCGGGCGTGCATGACCTAAAGCGGGTTGCGGAGCTTGTTGAGTATTTCAAGATACCCGCAAGTCTGATTATAAACAAATGCGATATCAACTCGGATAAGTCCGATGAGATTGCCGGTTTTGCAGAGTCGCATAATATAGAGATGCTCGGTCGTCTGCCGTATGACCCTGACGTCACAAAGGCGCAGATAGCTGGCATGAGTATCACGCAGTATTCGGATAATAATATAAGCAGACTGATCCGGGATATATGGGGTCAGCTGGAACACAAGGAGTAA
- a CDS encoding glucose-1-phosphate thymidylyltransferase, whose protein sequence is MLKAQDFFDLEDFEFKSLFDNCEYVWEALSRVGRIALEHIMSVDGDNTILGRVMSGAYVDDRNAVVIGEGTVVETGAFVQGPAIIGKNCQIRHGAYIRGDVIIGNNCIVGHASELKNAIMFDYSQCPHFAYVGDSILGKRVNLGAGTVLSNLPVVSVKDMETGKRPSIKVEIDGKVYDTGLAKFGAIIGDGTQTGCNVVTNPACLIGRNNLIYPNVSLKKGYYPEGKIIKLQQDLVMVDREMKC, encoded by the coding sequence ATGCTTAAAGCACAGGACTTTTTCGATCTCGAAGATTTTGAGTTCAAATCGTTGTTTGATAACTGTGAGTATGTATGGGAAGCACTTTCGAGAGTCGGCAGGATAGCACTTGAACATATCATGAGCGTCGATGGCGACAACACGATCCTCGGCAGGGTGATGAGCGGTGCATATGTGGACGATCGAAATGCTGTTGTGATAGGCGAGGGGACGGTGGTCGAGACCGGAGCTTTCGTACAGGGTCCGGCTATCATAGGTAAAAACTGCCAGATCCGCCATGGTGCCTATATTCGCGGCGACGTCATTATAGGAAACAACTGTATCGTGGGCCACGCATCCGAGTTGAAAAACGCGATTATGTTTGACTATTCGCAGTGCCCGCATTTTGCGTATGTCGGTGACAGCATCCTCGGCAAAAGGGTTAATCTGGGTGCCGGGACAGTGCTTTCCAACCTGCCCGTGGTAAGTGTAAAGGATATGGAGACCGGCAAACGACCTTCAATCAAGGTCGAAATAGATGGAAAAGTATATGATACCGGTTTGGCCAAGTTCGGAGCTATAATCGGCGACGGCACCCAGACGGGCTGTAATGTAGTGACGAACCCTGCCTGCCTGATAGGCAGAAACAACCTCATATATCCGAATGTCTCACTCAAAAAAGGCTATTATCCTGAGGGCAAGATAATCAAGCTTCAGCAGGACTTGGTTATGGTTGACAGAGAGATGAAGTGCTGA
- a CDS encoding glycosyltransferase family 2 protein, whose translation MNSDNGDSHICISVIVPVYNEQTRVTESLGEIKSYLNSKDESYEIILVDDGSTDGTLEIARKIGNGSTRIVSYEHNMGKGYAVRQGVYAARGEYIAFTDVDLSAPIDQLSKLFSAIEDSYDVAIGSRAVKGAEIPVHQPLYRELGGKALNLAIQMLAVPGIKDTQCGFKLFKGDAARKIFSKCFINGWGFDVEVLFLARKLGYKTAEIPVKWSHMAGSKLHPFRGALRVIADVIRMRLRG comes from the coding sequence TTGAATAGCGACAATGGTGATTCACACATTTGTATAAGTGTAATTGTTCCTGTATACAACGAGCAGACCAGGGTTACCGAATCGCTGGGCGAGATAAAATCATATCTGAACAGCAAGGATGAGTCATACGAGATTATTCTGGTCGATGACGGCAGCACTGACGGCACGCTCGAGATAGCGAGAAAGATAGGCAACGGTTCGACTCGGATTGTCAGCTATGAGCATAATATGGGCAAGGGCTATGCCGTTCGACAGGGCGTGTATGCTGCGCGCGGTGAGTATATAGCTTTCACTGATGTCGATCTGTCGGCTCCAATAGATCAGCTGTCGAAACTGTTTAGTGCGATTGAGGACAGCTATGACGTCGCGATAGGCTCGCGCGCAGTGAAGGGCGCGGAAATTCCAGTTCACCAACCTCTGTATCGTGAACTCGGGGGCAAAGCGCTCAACCTGGCTATACAAATGCTTGCAGTTCCAGGAATTAAAGACACTCAGTGTGGGTTCAAGCTGTTCAAAGGCGATGCCGCCCGTAAAATCTTCTCAAAATGCTTCATAAACGGCTGGGGGTTCGATGTCGAGGTGCTCTTTCTCGCGCGGAAACTGGGCTATAAAACAGCCGAGATTCCTGTGAAATGGTCTCATATGGCAGGCTCCAAGCTCCATCCGTTCAGGGGTGCTCTCAGAGTGATTGCGGATGTAATTCGCATGCGCTTGAGAGGCTGA
- a CDS encoding ATP-binding protein: MIIAVASGKGGTGKTTVSTNLALALSSTHRVQYLDCDVEEPNGHIFLKPQIESTAVVTTPVPVIDESKCTVCGKCKDICRYNAIVLLGKSVLTFPELCHGCGGCSLVCPTGALIETQREIGFIEQGRAGDIMFVNGMLNIGEVLSPLVIKYVKERIDDDSIAIIDVPPGTSCPVVEAVKGTDYVVLVTEPTPFGVNDLKLAVDMLKALNLPFGVVVNRADAGDEAVFDYCRGESIEILMKIPDDRRIAQAYSRGEMAVCAVPECRAQFTDLAAAIKGKFDEYCGN, translated from the coding sequence ATGATAATTGCGGTAGCCAGCGGCAAAGGCGGAACGGGAAAGACGACCGTCAGTACGAACCTTGCACTTGCTCTTTCGAGCACGCACCGGGTGCAGTATCTCGACTGCGATGTTGAAGAGCCTAACGGGCACATTTTCCTGAAACCGCAGATCGAGTCGACCGCTGTAGTCACTACTCCCGTTCCGGTAATCGACGAGTCGAAATGCACGGTCTGCGGCAAGTGTAAGGACATATGCAGATATAATGCAATTGTGCTTCTCGGCAAGAGTGTGCTCACATTTCCCGAACTCTGTCATGGCTGCGGAGGATGTTCGCTCGTATGTCCGACCGGCGCACTGATCGAGACTCAGCGTGAAATCGGGTTCATAGAGCAGGGCAGAGCGGGCGATATTATGTTTGTCAATGGAATGCTGAACATCGGCGAAGTGCTTTCACCTCTTGTGATAAAATATGTCAAGGAACGCATAGACGATGATTCGATCGCGATAATAGACGTGCCCCCCGGCACATCCTGCCCGGTGGTCGAAGCGGTGAAAGGCACAGATTATGTTGTGCTCGTTACCGAGCCGACTCCATTCGGTGTGAACGATCTCAAGCTGGCAGTGGATATGCTCAAGGCATTAAATTTGCCATTCGGAGTGGTTGTCAACAGAGCCGATGCGGGCGATGAGGCCGTTTTTGACTACTGCCGCGGCGAGTCGATAGAAATACTGATGAAAATCCCGGATGACAGGCGAATAGCGCAGGCATATTCGAGGGGCGAAATGGCTGTGTGCGCGGTTCCTGAGTGCCGGGCACAATTCACGGATTTGGCTGCGGCCATAAAAGGAAAATTTGATGAGTATTGCGGAAACTGA
- a CDS encoding PaaI family thioesterase, whose protein sequence is MASSCKVVLTCTSHRHCFACGPENEGGLGLVFTKYDDGHVGAQCVINERYQGYPGIVQGGIVATILDCAMTNCLFAHGVEAMTVRLNVQFHENVFINESLTVEAALISTRGRVYELDASITQRAKVRASASGRFMRSRSGV, encoded by the coding sequence TTGGCGAGTTCCTGTAAAGTCGTGCTGACATGCACAAGTCACCGTCACTGTTTCGCCTGTGGTCCTGAGAACGAAGGCGGGCTGGGGCTTGTGTTCACAAAATACGATGATGGCCATGTGGGCGCTCAGTGTGTAATCAATGAGCGCTATCAGGGCTATCCGGGCATAGTGCAGGGCGGAATAGTGGCGACCATTCTGGACTGCGCGATGACCAACTGCCTGTTTGCTCATGGCGTCGAGGCAATGACGGTGCGCCTGAACGTGCAGTTTCATGAGAACGTGTTTATAAATGAGAGCCTGACAGTCGAGGCCGCACTTATAAGTACGCGCGGTCGTGTCTATGAACTCGATGCGAGCATAACTCAGCGCGCAAAGGTGAGAGCCTCTGCGTCCGGGCGGTTCATGAGGTCACGCAGTGGCGTATAG
- a CDS encoding P-loop NTPase produces the protein MSCNENCDGKHECGSCAANSPQSVDEFMEMMNREETLRRIKHKIVVLSGKGGVGKSTVAVNLAVSLGLNGSRVGLLDVDIHGPSIPKMLNLDNHVLESDGVKMTPAQVGNIKVMSIGFLLKSEDNAVIWRGPMKAGVIKQFVEEVDWGDLDYLIVDCPPGTGDEPLSVIQTLQGADGAVVVTTPQDLALADVRKSIRFCEQLELPVLGVIENMSGFVCPHCGEVVNVFKSGGGEQMAIEMGVPFLGRVPLDPIVVSAGDDGTPYIYKYGDSTAAKAFESIVDTLNENLTPKSKEEQKMLIALPTSDGQLCMHFGHCEKFAIFEVDPDENRIIAKTILIPPPHEPGLLPKWLHGEGVSVVIAGGMGQHAQELFSQSGVKVITGAQPAEPESVVMAYLNGTLETGENVCDH, from the coding sequence ATGTCTTGTAATGAGAATTGTGACGGCAAGCATGAGTGCGGCTCATGCGCAGCCAATAGCCCGCAGAGCGTCGATGAGTTCATGGAGATGATGAACCGCGAGGAGACTCTGCGGCGCATCAAGCACAAAATAGTGGTCCTTTCGGGCAAGGGCGGCGTCGGCAAGAGCACAGTTGCGGTGAACCTGGCCGTATCTCTGGGCCTCAATGGCAGCCGTGTCGGTCTGCTGGATGTCGATATCCATGGTCCCAGCATTCCCAAGATGCTGAATCTGGACAACCACGTGCTCGAATCGGACGGCGTTAAGATGACCCCGGCGCAGGTCGGCAACATCAAGGTGATGTCCATCGGTTTTCTGCTCAAGAGTGAGGACAATGCCGTGATATGGCGCGGACCCATGAAGGCCGGTGTGATAAAGCAGTTTGTCGAGGAAGTAGACTGGGGCGACCTCGATTACCTGATAGTAGACTGCCCTCCGGGAACGGGCGATGAGCCATTGTCGGTCATCCAGACCCTGCAGGGTGCGGATGGCGCGGTAGTTGTTACGACACCTCAGGATCTGGCACTTGCCGATGTCCGCAAGTCTATACGGTTTTGTGAGCAGCTCGAACTGCCTGTGCTCGGCGTGATCGAAAACATGAGCGGTTTTGTCTGCCCGCATTGCGGCGAAGTGGTCAATGTATTCAAATCAGGCGGCGGTGAGCAGATGGCGATCGAAATGGGTGTACCATTCCTCGGCCGTGTGCCGCTTGACCCGATAGTTGTATCCGCCGGTGACGACGGCACTCCATATATCTACAAATACGGCGACTCCACCGCAGCCAAAGCGTTTGAGAGTATTGTCGATACGCTCAATGAAAACCTGACACCAAAAAGCAAGGAGGAACAGAAAATGCTTATAGCACTTCCTACGTCCGACGGCCAGCTTTGCATGCACTTCGGCCACTGTGAGAAGTTTGCGATATTTGAAGTCGACCCCGATGAGAATAGGATCATCGCGAAGACGATTCTGATCCCGCCGCCGCATGAGCCGGGTCTTTTGCCCAAATGGCTCCACGGAGAGGGCGTGAGCGTGGTAATCGCGGGCGGAATGGGTCAGCATGCGCAGGAACTCTTCTCGCAGTCCGGGGTAAAAGTAATCACCGGCGCGCAGCCTGCCGAGCCTGAGAGCGTTGTGATGGCTTATCTTAACGGCACGCTCGAAACTGGTGAAAATGTTTGCGACCACTAA
- a CDS encoding Spy/CpxP family protein refolding chaperone has protein sequence MKTKLFAVVLVVVIVVAAGTAIAQRGRAGMGQGMARQGAGQPCGLGLGLGLGPAVSELKFTDAQTTKLQSIRSKYLADTQTSRTQLQTRLKELAQLWTAEKPSESAIRGKIAQIDTLRAKIRNSMVSRTFSVMSVLTKDQKTKLRSLVKSRPGFGAGMGMGLGLGCDMNGAGCLMGGSGSGMGYRGGQKK, from the coding sequence ATGAAGACAAAGTTGTTTGCTGTTGTTTTGGTAGTGGTAATTGTTGTAGCCGCCGGAACTGCAATCGCCCAGCGCGGCCGTGCTGGGATGGGGCAGGGCATGGCCAGACAGGGTGCCGGTCAGCCGTGCGGTCTAGGCCTTGGTTTAGGTCTTGGCCCTGCAGTCAGTGAACTCAAGTTTACTGATGCACAGACGACCAAGCTCCAGAGTATTCGCAGCAAATACCTTGCGGATACTCAGACGTCACGCACACAGTTACAGACGCGTCTAAAAGAGCTTGCGCAGCTTTGGACCGCTGAAAAGCCGAGCGAGTCCGCTATCCGCGGCAAGATCGCTCAGATTGACACGCTTCGAGCGAAGATCAGGAATTCAATGGTTAGCCGGACATTTTCAGTTATGAGTGTGCTGACAAAAGACCAGAAGACAAAACTGCGCAGCCTGGTAAAGAGCCGACCCGGGTTCGGCGCAGGAATGGGCATGGGTCTGGGTCTCGGGTGTGACATGAACGGCGCAGGCTGCCTTATGGGCGGGTCTGGAAGCGGCATGGGATATCGCGGCGGTCAAAAGAAGTAG
- a CDS encoding class I SAM-dependent methyltransferase, with protein MSIAETENDKYIAEMGYSILGEYMQAVKLAAFDPNEQVFDVATGSGRMASTLSQAGYNVLSGDIDPDALERAKARLKESGLGSVKFIDLDASDMAYDGEFASVMCANAIHHFADPILVISEMAKACADSGKLVIMEFNTKGFEVMEILHKDHDKGLHERSAMDSQGIESQLKLHFVNVECHSLTLNNVWIASGKKPASDK; from the coding sequence ATGAGTATTGCGGAAACTGAAAATGACAAGTATATAGCAGAGATGGGCTACAGCATACTCGGCGAGTATATGCAGGCTGTAAAGCTTGCCGCGTTCGATCCGAATGAGCAGGTTTTCGATGTTGCGACGGGTTCCGGTAGAATGGCCTCTACTCTTTCGCAGGCAGGCTATAATGTGCTTTCGGGCGACATAGACCCGGACGCCCTCGAAAGAGCAAAAGCCCGGCTTAAAGAAAGTGGGCTTGGCAGTGTGAAGTTTATAGATCTGGACGCTTCCGATATGGCATACGATGGCGAGTTCGCCTCAGTAATGTGCGCAAATGCGATCCATCACTTTGCCGACCCGATCCTGGTGATATCCGAGATGGCCAAAGCCTGCGCCGACAGCGGCAAGCTGGTTATAATGGAGTTCAACACAAAAGGTTTCGAGGTCATGGAGATTCTGCATAAGGACCACGACAAAGGCCTGCATGAGAGAAGCGCTATGGATTCGCAGGGGATCGAGTCTCAACTGAAATTGCACTTTGTGAATGTAGAGTGTCACAGTCTCACACTAAATAACGTATGGATCGCGTCCGGCAAGAAGCCGGCTTCGGATAAATGA
- the pdxT gene encoding pyridoxal 5'-phosphate synthase glutaminase subunit PdxT, giving the protein MRIGVLGLQGDYQKHLEMLQMIDGVETKIVRTAQEITNWCDGLIIPGGESTTVGKLMDRYGVDKAIRQRVADGMTVFGTCTGMILLSKDIEGSEQHRLGLMDTSVRRNAYGRQLDSFETDLNIKCLDGGAVRAIFIRAPQITKVSGDAQVMACLESGEAVMVRQDNCLAISFHPELTADTRVHEYFVEMTRVVSAAATSMQITQ; this is encoded by the coding sequence GTGCGCATTGGCGTGCTCGGGCTGCAGGGCGATTATCAAAAACACCTCGAAATGCTGCAGATGATCGATGGTGTCGAGACTAAGATCGTCCGCACCGCTCAAGAGATCACCAATTGGTGTGACGGCCTGATTATCCCCGGTGGCGAGAGCACCACTGTGGGCAAGCTTATGGACCGCTATGGTGTGGATAAAGCTATCAGGCAGCGTGTTGCGGACGGCATGACAGTGTTCGGCACGTGCACAGGAATGATCCTGCTTTCAAAAGACATAGAGGGCAGCGAGCAGCATCGGCTGGGTCTGATGGACACGTCCGTCCGCCGTAACGCCTATGGTCGGCAGTTAGACAGCTTCGAGACAGACCTCAATATCAAATGCCTCGATGGCGGAGCGGTGCGTGCCATATTCATCCGTGCTCCTCAGATAACCAAGGTCTCGGGCGATGCTCAGGTGATGGCATGTTTGGAATCAGGAGAGGCCGTAATGGTGCGCCAGGACAACTGTCTGGCGATATCGTTTCACCCCGAACTCACTGCGGATACCCGCGTGCATGAGTATTTTGTCGAGATGACTCGTGTTGTTTCGGCAGCAGCTACGTCCATGCAAATTACTCAATAG